Proteins encoded in a region of the Paenibacillus pedocola genome:
- a CDS encoding ABC transporter permease — protein MLKNVSLTQQGAHAGAPPGKRRKTWIGRELHHFKNNRELFLLSLPGILYKLIFAYIPMIGLIIAFKNYRYDLGIFGSKWVGLDNFRYLFTTDTAWRITRNTVLYNTAYILVGTSAALLLAILMNEIKAKWSKFYQTALFLPHFLSWVLVGYVAYAFLNHSDGFINRTLESFGLEPVSWYQNAAPWPVILILVQLWKVVGFNTLIYFAGIIGINSEYYEAARIDGATKRQMAFKITIPLMAPIIIIMLILSIGNMFRGDFGLHYFIPNNSGFLYGSTDIIDTYVYRALREVGNVSMSAATGFYQSVVGLVLVLSANAIVRKINPDNSLW, from the coding sequence ATGTTGAAGAACGTTTCACTGACTCAGCAAGGGGCACATGCGGGTGCGCCGCCGGGAAAACGCAGGAAGACGTGGATCGGAAGAGAGCTTCACCATTTCAAGAACAACCGGGAGCTGTTCCTGCTCTCGCTGCCGGGAATATTGTACAAATTAATTTTTGCCTATATTCCTATGATCGGCCTGATTATCGCCTTTAAAAATTACCGCTATGATCTCGGCATCTTCGGCAGCAAGTGGGTAGGGCTTGATAATTTCCGTTATTTGTTCACCACGGATACAGCGTGGCGGATTACCCGCAATACGGTTCTTTATAACACCGCTTACATTCTGGTGGGCACCTCAGCAGCGCTGCTGCTGGCAATACTCATGAACGAAATTAAGGCAAAGTGGAGCAAGTTCTACCAGACGGCCTTGTTTCTGCCCCATTTTTTATCGTGGGTACTGGTGGGTTATGTAGCATATGCCTTTTTGAATCATTCCGATGGCTTTATCAACCGCACCCTGGAGTCCTTCGGTCTCGAGCCGGTGAGCTGGTACCAGAATGCCGCACCGTGGCCGGTAATCCTCATTCTGGTTCAATTGTGGAAAGTGGTCGGGTTCAACACGCTGATTTATTTTGCCGGCATCATCGGCATTAACAGCGAATATTACGAGGCGGCGCGGATCGACGGAGCGACCAAGCGGCAGATGGCGTTCAAAATCACGATCCCGCTGATGGCACCGATCATCATTATTATGCTGATTCTGTCTATCGGCAACATGTTCCGCGGTGACTTCGGGCTGCATTACTTTATACCGAACAACTCCGGGTTTCTCTATGGCTCTACGGATATCATCGATACCTATGTCTACCGTGCGCTGCGGGAAGTCGGCAATGTAAGCATGTCGGCGGCTACAGGCTTTTACCAGTCGGTTGTCGGTCTGGTGCTGGTGCTGTCGGCCAACGCAATCGTGCGCAAAATCAATCCCGATAACTCTCTGTGGTAA